One stretch of Anabas testudineus chromosome 24, fAnaTes1.2, whole genome shotgun sequence DNA includes these proteins:
- the rhag gene encoding ammonium transporter Rh type A, giving the protein MPVYSTNMRLKFPIVALVLEVITIILFGVFAVYDDGKSHGHDGHDGHDGQSNETHAEKAMDLYPMFQDVHVMIFIGFGFLMTFLKRYGFSSVGINLLLAAFGLQWGLLMQGIWHLKDGKIKVNIFKIINADFSTATVLISFGAVLGKTSPVQLLIMTILEITIFSVNEHLVANILGANDVGASMIIHAFGAYFGLAVARVLYRPGLRNGHENDGSVYHSDMFAMIGTVFLWMFWPSFNSAIAESDNDQLTAVINTYLSLAACVLSAYAISSLVEHKGKLDMVHIQNATLAGGVAVGTCADMSIGPVGAMVIGFVAGIISTLGFKYLSPILASKLGIQDTCGVHNLHGMPGILGGLAGIVAVALGKKKGEATMQAAALGSSLGFALVGGALTGLIMKLPIWGQPPDQNCFDDSVYWEVPEEEEENEESLAHADHSKNKTEA; this is encoded by the exons ATGCCTGTGTACTCCACCAACATGAGGCTGAAGTTCCCCATTGTGGCCTTAGTCTTGGAAGTTATCACTATCATACTGTTTGGGGTGTTTGCGGTCTATGATGACGGCAAAAGTCACGGACACGACGGACACGACGGACACGACGGACAAAGCAATGAGACTCACGCTGAGAAGGCTATGGACCTCTACCCCA TGTTTCAGGATGTCCACGTCATGATCTTCATTGGTTTTGGGTTCCTGATGACCTTCCTCAAGAGATATGGGTTCAGCAGTGTGGGCATCAACTTACTTCTGGCTGCTTTCGGCTTGCAGTGGGGTCTCCTCATGCAGGGCATTTGGCATCTGAAGGATGGAAAGATCAAAGTCAACATCTTCAA AATAATCAATGCAGATTTCAGCACAGCTACAGTCTTGATCTCATTTGGAGCTGTCCTGGGTAAAACTAGCCCTGTGCAGCTCCTCATTATGACCATACTGGAGATCACCATTTTCTCCGTCAATGAACATCTGGTGGCCAACATATTGGGG GCTAATGATGTTGGAGCGTCAATGATCATTCATGCTTTTGGAGCCTACTTTGGACTAGCAGTGGCACGAGTACTTTACCGACCAGGTTTAAGAAACGGACATGAAAATGATGGATCTGTTTATCACTCTGACATGTTTGCAATGATTG GAACAGTCTTTCTGTGGATGTTCTGGCCCAGCTTTAACTCTGCCATAGCTGAATCGGACAACGATCAGCTCACCGCAGTGATCAATACCTACCTCTCCCTGGCTGCCTGTGTGCTCTCTGCCTACGCCATATCCAGCCTTGTGGAGCACAAAGGGAAACTGGACATG GTGCACATCCAGAATGCCACCTTGGCTGGCGGTGTGGCCGTGGGAACATGCGCTGACATGAGCATCGGACCAGTGGGAGCCATGGTGATTGGATTTGTGGCCGGCATCATCTCTACCCTTGGGTTCAAGTACCTATCG CCCATCCTGGCATCCAAGCTGGGCATCCAGGATACCTGTGGTGTCCACAATCTGCATGGCATGCCTGGCATCCTGGGAGGTTTGGCTGGTATTGTGGCTGTAGCCttgggaaagaaaaaaggtgaagCTACCATGCAAGCTGCTGCCTTGGGTTCATCCCTTGGGTTTGCGTTGGTTGGAGGTGCTCTTACAG GTTTAATAATGAAGTTGCCAATCTGGGGACAGCCTCCAGACCAGAACTGCTTTGATGACTCTGTTTACTGGGAG GTTcccgaggaagaggaggaaaatgagGAGAGCTTGGCACACGCTGATCActcaaagaataaaacagaggCTTAA
- the LOC113149628 gene encoding uncharacterized protein LOC113149628 codes for MDEPFQDGASVGSRKSASSSRSSVSAAAAKARAVAEAARARAAFAEKEKSIKVEKAKLEANLEVLKYEREAAATNAQAEALEAAAELEDEEVRSRKSYPRSLQNAHDRVSDYIQNQNACYHKRPESAHLPEPLEQSIEPRHNLPSPLVYRGKEYIVKNSWHVLPKNEYRPGSPHAHQMGISYNPSVQPATRSHSQISKESEPNSPNPRGDSPKYMDTVHTSVPESSAFMDMAKYLARKELVSTGLSHYDDHPETYRAWKSSFSNTIRDLDLTASEELDLLSKWLGKESAEHVKRLRAVNLANPVAALKSVWKRLDECYGAPEVIESALFTKLDNFPKITNKDNHKLRELGDLLNELLSAKEDGYLSGLAYLDTARGIKPIVEKLPYNLQEKWLAQGSNYKETYQVSYPPFSYFTSFVCYQAKTRNDPSFTPAVNNLQTERTLSKRTNPRTAISVHKTKVTNVKTPSEAASKDDITK; via the coding sequence ATGGATGAACCATTTCAAGATGGAGCATCAGTAGGAAGTCGGAAAAGTGCCAGTTCGAGTAGATCATCCGtgagtgctgcagcagcaaaggCCAGAGCTGTAGCAGAGGCTGCCCGTGCACGTGCAGCAtttgcagaaaaagagaaaagtattAAAGTTGAAAAAGCTAAGCTTGAGGCAAATCTAGAAGTACTGAAGTATGAAAGAGAGGCTGCAGCCACTAACGCCCAAGCAGAAGCATTGGAAGCAGCAGCGGAGCTAGAGGATGAAGAGGTGCGTAGCAGGAAAAGTTATCCCAGGTCACTTCAAAATGCACATGACCGTGTTAGCGACTACATTCAAAACCAAAATGCTTGTTATCACAAACGCCCTGAATCAGCCCACTTGCCAGAGCCATTGGAGCAGTCTATTGAGCCTCGCCACAATCTTCCATCACCGCTTGTTTACAGGGGAAAAGAATATATTGTCAAAAACTCCTGGCATGTTCTACCAAAAAATGAGTACAGACCAGGTTCCCCACATGCTCACCAGATGGGAATCAGCTACAATCCATCTGTTCAACCCGCTACTCGAAGTCACTCCCAAATCAGCAAAGAATCTGAGCCTAACAGTCCTAATCCCAGGGGAGATTCACCAAAGTACATGGATACGGTTCACACAAGTGTTCCAGAGTCTTCAGCCTTTATGGACATGGCAAAATATCTAGCACGGAAAGAGCTCGTTAGCACGGGCCTTTCACACTACGACGACCATCCAGAAACGTACAGAGCATGGAAGTCTTCCTTTTCCAACACAATCAGAGACTTAGATCTAACAGCAAGTGAGGAGCTGGACCTACTCTCAAAATGGCTTGGGAAGGAATCAGCCGAGCACGTCAAACGTCTAAGAGCAGTCAATCTAGCTAATCCAGTAGCTGCATTGAAATCAGTATGGAAAAGACTTGACGAATGTTACGGGGCTCCAGAAGTGATAGAGAGTGCTCTTTTTACAAAGCTTGACAACTTTCCCAAGATCACAAATAAGGACAATCACAAGTTGAGGGAGCTGGGAGATCTCTTAAACGAGCTACTTTCAGCCAAGGAGGATGGCTACTTGTCAGGCTTGGCATACCTGGACACCGCACGTGGCATAAAACCCATTGTGGAGAAGTTGCCATATAACTTACAAGAGAAGTGGCTTGCTCAAGGATCAAATTACAAAGAAACTTATCAGGTCAGTTATCCACCATTCTCCTATTTCACCTCTTTCGTCTGTTATCAAGCTAAAACCAGAAACGATCCCAGTTTCACGCCTGCAGTAAACAACCTCCAGACAGAACGCACACTTTCGAAACGTACCAATCCCAGAACTGCAATCTCAGTGCACAAAACTAAGGTCACCAATGTCAAAACTCCAAGCGAAGCAGCATCAAAAGACGACATAACCAAATAG
- the si:dkey-12h9.6 gene encoding macoilin-1 → MKKRYVDATRIRKMKKLKITEKLSESACTFLKFIMMWTLVLLADFILEFRLEYLWPCWLFFGSVYTTFHCHGLVICVVFVCAAFTLDIFCLIFVPLHWLFFVASTYVLFNYIWHTEKGICISTVFLWILLVYTEASLRLKDLKTSHANLSHLFAAHCIGYPVVYLGFDATCYFTNIFKLRIQKAVQSENDFHMHLLQHSLPPGLQVYPKTSTDGSSNSKWKTKPDLTQYQCQNGAAVAHDEAHTVDCLQIRSEERASEKGTQEVRSGESSRRLSSSKHAVSEHSGSGGPESSTTPDNLPQEEHGSKAARLAKNSSPKARRGSTNTSSPPASSSEKKQRSSLKTVSPNRDVADKSTTGSQSYHAEQMSKLEQELRRLKAEVQTSRQSEQELRSHICNLTNSERSLRPEVSLLRQSNMLLQSKILCLTKTKQRDKQTSSMLEKKTRAETDARLAAEKQLAELHAQKLEEAACTARNLTKRQEHSDTQMLRKRFKDLETEYKQLQLECQVKESRVVDLESDIEALGKYRCVEKDTDMLLSTLSAMQEKAQHLEYNLSAETRIKLDLFSALGDARRQLEIAQDKLMKQDREIREMKQRIAEVMAVSPGVSYMAPRSPMPQYLTKLLNSERYMLNPRALMYQCLKK, encoded by the exons ATGAAGAAACGATATGTGGACGCGACCAGGATACGGAAAATGAAAAAACTCAAAATAACCGAGAAGCTGTCCGAAAG TGCGTGCACCTTCCTGAAGTTTATTATGATGTGGACACTAGTGCTGCTGGCAGATTTCATCCTGGAATTCAGACTGGAGTACCTGTGGCCGTGCTGGCTCTTCTTCGGGAGTGTATATACCACTTTCCACTGCCACGGGCTG gtgatttgtgttgtttttgtttgtgctgcctTCACTCTGGACAtcttttgtttaatatttgttcCTTTGCACTGGCTGTTCTTTGTGGCGAGCACCTACGTGTTATTCAACTACATATGGCACACAG AAAAGGGCATCTGTATATCAACAGTGTTCCTGTGGATTCTTCTTGTGTACACAGAGGCGTCACTCAGACTCAAAGACCTTAAAACCTCTCATGCCAACCTTTCTCATCTTTTTGCTGCACACTG TATTGGATATCCTGTAGTGTATCTGGGGTTTGATGCCACCTGCTACTTCACCAACATTTTTAAGCTTCGCATACAGAAAGCTGTGCAGAGTGAGAACGATTTCCACATGCACCTTCTGCAGCACTCGCTCCCTCCAGGCCTGCAGGTTTATCCCAAGACCAGCAcagatggcagcagca ACTCAAAATGGAAGACAAAGCCTGATTTGACTCAGTACCAGTGTCAGAACGGTGCTGCAGTGGCCCATGATGAAGCACATACAGTGGACTGCCTCCAAATCCGCAGCGAGGAGAGAGCATCAGAAAAGGGAACTCAGGAGGTGAGGTCAGGTGAATCAAGCCGTCGACTGTCTTCATCCAAACACGCCGTCAGCGAGCACAGTGGGTCAGGAGGACCAGAATCCTCTACGACCCCAGATAATCTACCTCAAGAGGAGCATGGAAGCAAAGCCGCACGACTGGCTAAAAACTCCTCGCCAAAAGCTCGCAGAGGCAGCACAAACACTTCTTCACCACCCGCAAGCTCGTCCGAGAAGAAACAAAGATCCAGTCTAAAAACAGTCAGCCCCAACCGGGACGTGGCAGACAAAAGTACCACAGGGTCTCAAAGTTATCACGCTGAACAGATGAGCAA GTTGGAGCAGGAGCTGAGGAGGCTGAAGGCTGAGGTGCAGACGAGCAGGCAGAGCGAGCAGGAGCTGCGAAGTCACATCTGCAACCTGACCAACAGCGAGAGGAGCCTGAGGCCAGAGGTGTCCCTGCTGAGACAGTCCAACATGCTGCTTCAGAGCAA GATACTGTGTCTGACTAAAACCAAGCAGCgggacaaacaaacaagctccATGCTGGAGAAAAAGACCAGAGCCGAGACGGACGCCAGACTCGCTGCTGAGAAACAGCTGGCTGAACTTCATGCCCAGAAGCTGGAGGAGGCTGCCTGTACTGCTCGTAATCTAACAAAAAG GCAGGAACACTCTGACACCCAAATGTTAAGGAAAAGATTTAAAGATCTAGAGACAGAGTACAAACAACTACAGCTGGAGTGTCAAGTGAAAGAGAGTCGTGTGGTAGACCTAGAGAGTGATATTGAG GCTTTGGGAAAATACCGCTGTGTGGAGAAAGACACGGACATGCTGCTCTCTACTCTGTCAGCCATGCAGGAGAAAGCTCAGCATCTGGAGTACAACCTGAGCGCTGAGACTCGCATCAAACTGGACTTGTTCTCGGCTCTGGGAGATGCCCGCAGACAGCTGGAAATCGCTCAAG ACAAATTGATGAAGCAGGACCGAGAGATAAGGGAAATGAAGCAGAGGATTGCTGAGGTGATGGCCGTCAGCCCCGGCGTGTCCTACATGGCTCCTCGCTCTCCGATGCCGCAGTATCTCACCAAGCTCCTCAACTCTGAGCGCTACATGCTGAATCCACGAGCACTGATGTACCAGTGTCTCAAGAAATAA